ATCTCAACACAATTTGGACGCGCGCTTTGTGACGAGGGGCAATTTGGCGGCGTTTGCCATTGCCATTCTTTTTCGCGCCTTTCCCTTGTTCGTAATCCTGTAGGCGTTTGGTTAGGGTATTGCGATGTATTTGAAGCTCCTCGGCGGCTTTGGAGAGATTATTGCCGTGCTGGCTGACCACACGCAGGATGAACTGTTTTTCAAACTCCTTAACAGCTTCTTCAAACAAAATACCACCAGCAATCATCTTTTCGACAAGGGCTTCGAGTTCCGATTTCATTTGGGCGACCTCACAACGATATGAATATAGGCGGTCACTCCAGCTTGAGCCAAACTCAGGGGGCAGCGAGGTAGGCGGCGTCAGCTAAAAGTGTTCAGTCCTGTGCTTTGGGACAATGAATATAAAGCTACGATTTCTCTCTGGTCAGCTACGAGCCTATTAAATCGCTACCAGTCAGCAGGCGATAGGCTTCTAAGTATTTATTGCTGGTAGCTTGCACGACCTCATTCGGCAATGCGGGAGCCGGGGGGCGCTTGTCCCAGTCCAGCGTTTCCAAATAATCGCGCACATATTGTTTATCGAATGAAGGCTGTGCTTGGCCAGCCTCGTATTGATCCAGCGGCCAAAAGCGCGACGAATCGGGCGTCAGCACTTCATCCACCAAAACGATGGCGCCGTCACGTAAACCAAATTCAAATTTCGTATCACAAATGATGATGCCGCGCGTTTCGGCATACGCCGCAGCCGCGCAATAAAGCTGCAAACTGAGGCGTTCGAGTTGGGCCGTTAAGTCCGCACCAACGGCGGCGGCCATCTCGGCGACCGACACATTGATGTCGTGGCCGGATTCCGCCTTGGTCGCGGGCGTAAAAATCGCCGCCGGCAATTTCGCCGCTTCGGTCAGCCTGGCCGGCAATAAGTGACCACAGACCGCTCCCGTTTGCTGATACTCTTTCCAGCCCGACCCGGCCAGATAACCACGCACCACGCATTCAAACGGCACGACTTCGGCTTTGCGCACCAGCATCGCGCGCTTGTCCAGATATGTTTTGCGGGCCTCAGACAAACGCGTTTGCAATTCTGCTGGGTAATCTTCAACGCGCGCGGCAACCAGATGATTCGTCACCAAGTCGGCAAAGCGTGCAAACCAGAAACGCGAGAGTTGCGTCAGCACTGCGCCTTTGTGTGGAATCACATTCGGCATGACGCAATCAAACGCCGAAATGCGATCTGACGCGACCAGCAACAAATGCTCGTCATCCACCGCATACAAGTCACGCACCTTGCCCGAACGCAGGAACTTTAACTCAGTAATGGGCACGGCAGACTCAGGTGCGGACACGCAGACTCCCCTACAGAAACAAGGCCAACACGCGCCGAAGCTTTGTTTCAAATTGGTCGCTCGAAACTTTTAAGTTGAACTATTTGCCCTTAAGAAGGCGGGGATTATTCGGCTTCACCGGCAGGTTGTCAAGCTACTTTCAAGGCAAGCGCACAAGGTGCAAAAGAGCCTGCAAAAGTACGCCTTGTGAGGAGCCAATCCAGGTAAAGCGGCGAGCAGACATCAATTGATTTCACCTTTTCACAAAGCGGCCCAAGCCCCGCACGATAGCTTGAAACAGATAGTCCTTGGCCTGCTGATCTTCCGGCAATTCCTCAAACGGTACGATGCACGGGTGCTCTTTACTCGCTGGGTTTTTGACAGGCCCATATTTCCACCCTGTCATCTCTTTTTCGCGCAACCATTCTTCGTGTGTGTGGCTGGCCGAGGCATGCGGATTAGCCAGATGAAATTTGACGCCATTGAAGGTGCTTTCCCGTTGCCACTCCGGCGCGTCCTTCCATTCCGGTTGCGAGTCATCACCCGTAGCAACGCAAAGCGCCCGATTGGCTTCGTGACAGATGAGCGCAATTTGTTCGATGGTCATAAGTTCTAAAATCCTTTCCAACGTGGGTGCCCAGGCTCACAGTCGCTTGTAATCGGCCTTGCGTTTCACCGGCGTGAAGCCTTCTTCCCGAATCACGTTGACCAGCATGTCCTCGGTCGCTTTGTGATTCGCGCCCGCTTTTGAAATCACGTTCTCCTCGATCATGGTCGAGCCAATGTCGTTCGCGCCGAAATGCAAGCCGCGCCGTCCATCGGCCAAACCGACCGTCAGCCACGATACCTGCACGTTCGGAATGTTGTGCAGATACAGTCTGCCCAGCGCCAGCCAGCGCAAATACTCTTCGGCGGGCAGCCGGTCGGGAATGATTTTGCCAATGGGTGTGTTGTCGGGCTGGAACGTCCAGGGGATGAACGAGACGAAGCCGGTTTTGCCCGCGTCCAGCGAGCGTTGCTGCAACTGAAAGAGCTTTTCCAAATGCTGGATGCGCTGTTCGAGGGTTTCGCCGTAGCCGATCATCATCGTCGCCGTCGTCGCCAGATCGGCCTGATGCGCGGCTTCCATCGCGTCCAGCCATTCCTGCGCGTTGCATTCGGTGCGACGTTTGCGGCGAATTGCATCTACCAGAATTTCGCCGCCGCCGCCGGGAATGCTGTCCAGCCCAGCTTCTTTCAATTCGGCAATCACCTCGGCGTAACTCATCCCAAACGTCTTTGCCATCCCATAAATCTCGGTCGGCGAAAAGCAGTGCAGGTGGATGCCATAGCGCGTCTTTAATTCGCGCAGCAGGTTCTTGTACCAGTCGAGTGAAAGGTCGGGATTCAAGCCGCCCTGCATCAACACGCCGCTGCCGCCGATTTCGATCATCTCTTCGACCTTCTCGTACATCTCTTCGTAACTCAGCACGTAGCCTTCCTTGTCGCCGGGCTTGCGGTAAAACGCGCAGAAGTTGCAGACCGAGAAACAGACATTCGAATAGTTGATGTTGCGATCTACGACGTAAGTCACCACGTTGTCAGGGTGATATTGGCGGCGCAAAGCATCGGCCAGCCGGCGCAACTCTTCGGTCGCGGCTTCGTTGATGACACGCAGCCATTCGTCTTGGGCCAGTGCTTCGCGGCGCGCAATGCGGTCGAGCAAACCGGTCAACGGCTGAGTTTCAGTTGCAGTAATCGTTGCAGTCGTAGTCATAGCGTTCATCTCAAAAATAGAAATACAGAATATGCTTTAAGTGACGAGCGGATGAAATTTCCTGCGCATCATAACGTGCACTTTTAGGCAGAGCAATTTGGCGAATAGGCTCACGCCAATGCCCACACGCAGATCATCAACCCAATTGAATATTGATTTAGATCGGATTTCATTTGCTTCGTTGGTAGGGCGTGCGGTGCTGGTACGGTACCGCGCGCGTCAGCAAGCGGCGCGTCAAGTAAGGCGGATTGGTACAACAGCGGCGGCCCGCTTGCTGACGCGCGCGGTACCGTACTGCTGCGCGGCTTTTGCTCCACACCGAAGCGAGGAAAGATGGCGGCTGGCGGGTGGAAGCCTTGTTTGAAGCCTTCGCCCGCCAGCCGCGCTACACCAATGCTCAAAAGATGAGACGGCCAGCGAGTTGCAAGATGCGCGGCGCGGCGGTGCCCAGCACTTGCCCAAAGGTCGGACTGTTGATGTTGGTGTCGGGGTTGCTGAACTCGGCCTTGTTGAACAGATTGAAGGCCTCGAAGCGGAGTTCCAACTTGAGGTGCTCGCCCACGAGCGGCGTCATTTTGGCGACAGCCAAGTCCAGATTGCTGCGGCCCGACCCGCGTAAGAAGTTACGCGGCAAGCTGCCATACGTCCGCAACGCCGCGTTGGTGACGGCCTGGTCAATGGTGGGGAAGCCAAACGCTTTGAGCGCGGCGGAACACACATTGCTGCTGTTCGGGTCATTCACGCAATTGGTCAGATTCGCCGGATTGAAATAATAGTTGGCATTCGTGCCGCCGAGTGTTTGCGCTGTGTGCGGGTCATAAAGCGTGACGCGCCCATTCGCCACGTTGGCGCGCACCAGCGACGCATCGCCCGCGCCCGAAACACCGGGCGAGGTGCGGCGCGTGTTGAAGCCCGCAAATACATCCAGCGGGAAGCCCGTGCGGTACGAGTAAATCGGGTACAGGCTCCAGCCCTTTGTGAGTTGTTTTGGCAACGCCGGCACCCAAAGCTGGAACGGCAAATCCCAGCCGCCGCTGAACACGAAGCGCTGGCGCGTGTCGAAATCCGAAGCCGCGCGGAATTGGCTGGCGCGATAGGCCGGCACCTGGCCGTTGCGATTGCGGAAGCCGGAGGCCGTGTCTATCGAATGCGCCAGCGTGTACGACAGTTGAAAATACGACGTGCCGAAAAACTTCGTGTCCGAGACGCGCTTCTGCAAGCTGAATT
This portion of the Acidobacteriota bacterium genome encodes:
- a CDS encoding phosphoribosylaminoimidazolesuccinocarboxamide synthase — translated: MPITELKFLRSGKVRDLYAVDDEHLLLVASDRISAFDCVMPNVIPHKGAVLTQLSRFWFARFADLVTNHLVAARVEDYPAELQTRLSEARKTYLDKRAMLVRKAEVVPFECVVRGYLAGSGWKEYQQTGAVCGHLLPARLTEAAKLPAAIFTPATKAESGHDINVSVAEMAAAVGADLTAQLERLSLQLYCAAAAYAETRGIIICDTKFEFGLRDGAIVLVDEVLTPDSSRFWPLDQYEAGQAQPSFDKQYVRDYLETLDWDKRPPAPALPNEVVQATSNKYLEAYRLLTGSDLIGS
- a CDS encoding helix-turn-helix domain-containing protein — encoded protein: MKSELEALVEKMIAGGILFEEAVKEFEKQFILRVVSQHGNNLSKAAEELQIHRNTLTKRLQDYEQGKGAKKNGNGKRRQIAPRHKARVQIVLR
- the mqnC gene encoding dehypoxanthine futalosine cyclase produces the protein MTTTATITATETQPLTGLLDRIARREALAQDEWLRVINEAATEELRRLADALRRQYHPDNVVTYVVDRNINYSNVCFSVCNFCAFYRKPGDKEGYVLSYEEMYEKVEEMIEIGGSGVLMQGGLNPDLSLDWYKNLLRELKTRYGIHLHCFSPTEIYGMAKTFGMSYAEVIAELKEAGLDSIPGGGGEILVDAIRRKRRTECNAQEWLDAMEAAHQADLATTATMMIGYGETLEQRIQHLEKLFQLQQRSLDAGKTGFVSFIPWTFQPDNTPIGKIIPDRLPAEEYLRWLALGRLYLHNIPNVQVSWLTVGLADGRRGLHFGANDIGSTMIEENVISKAGANHKATEDMLVNVIREEGFTPVKRKADYKRL